In the uncultured Methanobacterium sp. genome, one interval contains:
- a CDS encoding CcdC protein domain-containing protein, with translation MQVGGDVFINSDAFLFVIFLILLLQLRERKVSMVRLLIMPIIMTIASSPFFFAEASMGWFPLLMVIIGLIVGLILGVFLGSLMEVKLREEDGKIVMKGSILVVIIWGIIITLKVLGKNYLNSNHILSLDLLTSIFLAITLGTMISRRIIIYRQYHQKKKLHSQNT, from the coding sequence ATGCAAGTTGGCGGAGATGTATTCATTAACAGTGATGCTTTTCTATTTGTGATCTTTCTTATCCTGCTGCTTCAGCTTAGGGAACGGAAGGTTTCCATGGTTCGGCTGCTTATAATGCCAATTATAATGACTATCGCATCCTCACCATTCTTTTTTGCTGAAGCAAGCATGGGATGGTTTCCATTACTTATGGTAATCATTGGCTTGATAGTGGGCCTGATACTGGGAGTGTTTCTGGGCTCTTTAATGGAAGTAAAACTCCGAGAAGAAGATGGGAAAATTGTGATGAAAGGGTCAATTCTGGTGGTTATCATCTGGGGAATCATAATCACCCTCAAGGTCCTGGGCAAAAATTATCTCAACTCAAACCACATCCTGAGCCTGGATCTTTTAACCTCAATATTCCTGGCCATTACCCTTGGAACCATGATCAGCCGCCGCATAATCATATACCGGCAATATCATCAGAAGAAAAAATTACATTCACAAAACACATAA
- a CDS encoding class I SAM-dependent methyltransferase, with the protein MKPECSKTERVHLTKEKETLLITLYAKALDNRSEKPILSDQKADEMVKAIDYDFEKLIPPEDLNSANLVVIRAKQIDTWIEEFLKTYPNVIVLNLGCGLDTRVSRINPSKDVCWFDVDYPEVINLRKRFYSNQENYQMVKSSLTELRWLEKIPNNKPVMVVAEGVLEYLTEYEVKTLLNRLTDHFSHGQIIFDVMNSFAIESGQKSLKKTTGAEHKWAVDDIQKVDVLNSKLKRISSLSIMGSKFMHKLPLKYRLIYKIMYLIPNFRNMIRLLSYSF; encoded by the coding sequence ATGAAACCTGAATGCAGTAAAACAGAAAGAGTACATTTGACCAAGGAAAAAGAAACACTTCTTATCACTCTTTACGCAAAAGCTCTGGACAACCGTTCTGAAAAACCAATTCTCAGTGACCAGAAAGCTGATGAAATGGTAAAAGCAATAGACTATGATTTCGAGAAACTGATTCCCCCTGAAGATTTAAATAGTGCCAATCTCGTGGTTATCCGGGCTAAACAGATAGATACATGGATTGAAGAGTTTCTCAAAACATATCCCAATGTAATTGTGCTTAACCTTGGTTGCGGCTTAGATACTCGAGTATCAAGAATAAATCCCTCAAAAGATGTATGCTGGTTTGATGTGGATTACCCGGAAGTTATAAACTTAAGAAAAAGGTTCTATTCAAACCAAGAGAATTACCAGATGGTAAAATCATCATTAACTGAATTAAGATGGTTGGAGAAAATTCCAAACAATAAACCGGTAATGGTAGTTGCAGAAGGTGTGCTGGAATACCTTACCGAATATGAAGTGAAAACATTGCTCAACAGACTAACTGATCATTTCTCCCATGGACAAATTATATTTGATGTTATGAACTCATTTGCCATAGAATCCGGCCAAAAAAGTCTTAAAAAGACAACCGGGGCAGAACATAAATGGGCGGTTGATGACATTCAAAAAGTGGATGTATTAAATTCAAAGCTTAAAAGAATCTCCAGCTTGTCGATTATGGGATCAAAATTCATGCATAAGCTTCCATTAAAATACCGTTTGATTTATAAAATCATGTACCTAATTCCAAATTTTAGGAACATGATACGGTTGCTAAGCTATAGCTTTTAA
- a CDS encoding AI-2E family transporter, producing MIQLEEFKIPSFMRQISIIAIIFIAVIGMKYSAEILGPLLLSIFISIIIYPFLMWLKKKGLSYNQSVILTLIATFAVGVGIIWFLAVSLAQLIKELPNLTINSGGILAQYGNEIIKFLITHLPLSDITGLISMGIFMLFAIVFLVYELPQIKVRLVKGLGGDSSLLSRMIEIVDANIKYFIIRAKVNFLYGLGVSAILFVFDINFAVLWGLLTFALGFIPYLGIIIAAIPPVLVAWAKYGIWGAIGMGLFFVIINTVAESYIFPKLAGKGLQMSVFVVFVSLFVWGWIIGPTGFLIGVPLTLIVIKYLENFDETRWLALLMVSGDEEEEKQETDK from the coding sequence ATGATCCAATTGGAAGAATTTAAAATACCCTCATTTATGAGGCAAATCAGTATCATAGCCATTATTTTCATTGCGGTTATTGGAATGAAATACAGTGCTGAAATTTTAGGACCTCTACTCCTTTCAATATTCATCAGCATAATTATCTACCCTTTCCTAATGTGGCTGAAGAAAAAAGGCCTTTCTTACAACCAGTCAGTTATACTAACTTTGATAGCTACTTTTGCCGTGGGAGTTGGAATAATATGGTTCCTGGCGGTTTCATTGGCGCAACTGATAAAAGAACTGCCTAACTTAACCATAAATTCCGGTGGTATTCTGGCACAGTACGGGAATGAAATAATAAAATTCCTCATAACTCATTTACCCCTATCTGATATTACTGGACTTATTTCCATGGGAATTTTCATGCTGTTTGCAATTGTATTCTTGGTCTATGAGCTTCCCCAAATAAAAGTAAGATTGGTTAAAGGATTAGGTGGGGATAGCTCTCTTTTAAGTCGAATGATTGAAATCGTAGATGCTAACATCAAATACTTCATAATCCGGGCTAAAGTAAACTTCCTATATGGGTTGGGTGTTTCAGCCATCCTTTTTGTCTTTGACATTAATTTTGCAGTTTTATGGGGATTGTTAACATTTGCCCTGGGTTTTATCCCCTATTTGGGAATTATAATAGCTGCCATACCTCCAGTGTTAGTGGCCTGGGCCAAATATGGTATCTGGGGAGCCATAGGCATGGGACTGTTCTTTGTAATTATTAACACCGTAGCTGAAAGCTACATATTCCCTAAACTAGCTGGAAAAGGACTTCAAATGTCTGTTTTCGTGGTATTTGTCTCATTATTTGTATGGGGATGGATTATAGGGCCCACTGGCTTCTTAATCGGTGTGCCTTTAACATTGATCGTTATAAAATACCTGGAAAACTTTGATGAAACCCGCTGGTTGGCCTTACTAATGGTAAGTGGAGATGAGGAAGAGGAAAAACAAGAAACAGATAAATGA
- a CDS encoding RidA family protein, which produces MEKIDYINPGNMAKPRGYSHAVSVTGNHQTIYIGGQNAIDENGALVGKNNLKKQTEQVLTNIEKILKETDAKLENVVKFNIYLVPGQNPQEGFQVFQEKWGSNPNYPVITVIFVAGLGNPDWLIEIDAMAISGK; this is translated from the coding sequence ATGGAAAAAATAGACTACATCAATCCAGGAAATATGGCAAAACCTAGAGGGTATTCCCACGCTGTATCAGTTACTGGGAATCACCAGACCATTTACATTGGTGGGCAAAATGCAATTGACGAAAACGGAGCTCTCGTAGGTAAAAATAATCTTAAAAAACAAACAGAACAGGTTTTAACCAATATTGAAAAGATCTTGAAAGAAACAGATGCTAAACTTGAGAATGTGGTTAAATTTAACATCTACTTGGTTCCGGGACAGAATCCACAAGAGGGATTTCAGGTTTTCCAGGAAAAATGGGGTAGCAATCCAAATTATCCTGTGATAACGGTTATATTTGTAGCGGGACTGGGAAATCCTGATTGGTTGATTGAGATCGATGCAATGGCAATAAGTGGTAAATAA
- a CDS encoding PRC-barrel domain-containing protein: MRIKEEMIGKEVVDINAMILGKVTDLEANFESKTIESFIVGGNGGILDSLRSSKNDLIIPLNMVVAIGDKIIVKSEK, encoded by the coding sequence ATGAGAATAAAAGAAGAAATGATTGGTAAAGAAGTGGTAGACATTAATGCAATGATACTTGGCAAAGTTACAGATTTGGAAGCCAACTTTGAAAGTAAAACCATAGAATCATTCATAGTAGGTGGAAATGGGGGTATTTTAGATAGTCTGAGAAGTTCTAAAAATGACCTTATAATCCCTCTAAATATGGTGGTGGCAATTGGAGATAAAATAATCGTGAAAAGCGAAAAATAA
- a CDS encoding heavy metal-binding domain-containing protein — MTDTENKSFILKNRWAIISIYLGLVAGVLSAVICLKWQLIIFGFNIMYIVSPLLAGFVENYVATRKHGKSTGAISALLTFILINIYGWVLPGWIFPKEPATLSLITIIALILTIQAAFPIFVNHILLVVVPGIASRIMRLLLRTPSEIIQATSGVEGITTKSADEIFMDGLNMPLVSVPNVNGGKIKEYLGLVIGEALAEENETEGRLSKIVKIIEPVQLDDFNLGTAKKVAFSRMLENAESMGANGVVEVLIDFVSMGGLQGSVTIVTATATAVVYEGENKLIIDDSEGLGKNTSEKLKKDSSEDDNKPSKTGKDMSGEGSRSAITGKDVSGEGSRSAITRKDDVLINEMADDNKPKMKNNVSDNALKVYNSSKSDKNASNELSIEIEQFVNGEMNKLTKDLELATKTYLNEELERRFLRVSQDLDDLGSG; from the coding sequence TTGACTGATACCGAGAATAAAAGTTTCATCCTAAAGAATAGATGGGCAATTATTTCCATATATCTAGGTCTGGTTGCAGGAGTCCTTTCTGCTGTTATTTGTTTAAAATGGCAGTTGATTATATTTGGATTCAACATCATGTACATAGTATCTCCCTTACTGGCGGGATTTGTGGAAAACTACGTTGCAACCAGAAAGCATGGTAAAAGTACAGGTGCTATCAGTGCTTTATTAACCTTCATTTTAATCAATATTTATGGCTGGGTTTTACCAGGCTGGATTTTCCCCAAAGAACCAGCTACCCTTAGTTTAATAACCATAATTGCCTTAATACTGACTATTCAGGCGGCATTCCCTATATTTGTCAATCATATTCTTTTGGTGGTAGTCCCAGGCATAGCATCCAGGATTATGAGGTTACTGTTGAGGACTCCTTCTGAAATAATCCAGGCAACATCGGGGGTTGAAGGGATAACTACCAAATCTGCCGATGAAATTTTCATGGATGGGTTAAACATGCCCCTAGTGTCAGTTCCCAATGTAAATGGTGGAAAAATAAAGGAATATCTAGGTTTGGTTATTGGAGAAGCCCTAGCTGAAGAGAATGAAACCGAGGGGCGGCTTTCAAAAATAGTAAAGATCATTGAACCAGTTCAACTGGATGACTTCAATTTAGGGACAGCAAAAAAAGTTGCCTTCTCTCGAATGCTGGAAAATGCAGAATCAATGGGGGCTAATGGGGTAGTTGAGGTCTTAATCGACTTTGTGTCCATGGGTGGGTTACAGGGCAGTGTCACCATCGTAACTGCAACTGCAACTGCAGTTGTATATGAGGGAGAAAATAAGTTAATTATAGATGATTCTGAAGGATTGGGAAAGAATACTTCTGAAAAATTAAAGAAGGACTCATCAGAAGATGATAATAAACCCTCAAAAACCGGGAAAGATATGTCTGGAGAAGGTTCCAGGTCTGCAATAACTGGGAAAGATGTGTCTGGAGAAGGTTCCAGGTCTGCAATAACAAGGAAAGATGATGTTCTTATCAATGAAATGGCAGATGATAATAAGCCCAAAATGAAGAATAATGTGTCTGATAATGCATTAAAAGTTTATAATTCATCAAAATCGGATAAAAATGCATCAAACGAGTTATCCATAGAAATCGAACAATTTGTCAATGGAGAAATGAACAAATTAACAAAAGACCTGGAACTGGCTACTAAAACTTATCTCAATGAAGAGCTTGAAAGAAGATTCTTAAGGGTATCTCAGGATCTGGATGACCTTGGATCTGGATGA